One genomic segment of Centropristis striata isolate RG_2023a ecotype Rhode Island chromosome 11, C.striata_1.0, whole genome shotgun sequence includes these proteins:
- the LOC131980247 gene encoding protein-lysine 6-oxidase-like, with protein MAKWSLLFFYFFHGQLPFILGQQQQRTAGPWRHRIQWENNGQVYSLISTGSEYHSPVRSRSQSRVLVSGRWDGTRSQMPGAHRGATLVRPGQVESRQFRTEHGTESGSTAPGRDVRQYAPFTGRASGARQQPERPQGAAGYMSARRFYPELTNTINASASGRFNDFPARRGGGVDAMHTRGGEPGPGAQLLRTVPEAMPVSRQAAQTDQSISTNPTTQERESVAPAAPPALSEDGSNDANGNGENMVNDDPRNPFKNHRNSVFYNAYPTRGRSVARTRRPPGTGYGTRFFQNGLPDLVPDPYAIQAGAYIQRMQMFALRCAAEENCLARSAYGPNVRDIDFRVLLRFPQKVKNQGTTDFLPVKPRYQWDWHSCHQHYHSMDAFSNYDLLDVVSGRKVAEGHKASFCLEDTGCDPGIRRRYACTSHTQGLSPGCHDIYAANIDCQWIDITDVPPGNYILKVTVNPNSHVLESDFTNNIVRCDIMYTGVYVQTRNCRVTRG; from the exons ATGGCAAAATGGTCGCTcttatttttctacttttttcatgGACAACTTCCCTTCATCCTTGGGCAACAGCAGCAGCGCACAGCTGGACCCTGGCGGCACCGGATCCAGTGGGAGAACAACGGGCAGGTTTATAGTTTAATCAGCACCGGATCAGAGTACCATTCTCCGGTTCGGTCCAGAAGCCAGTCGAGGGTTCTTGTAAGCGGCAGGTGGGATGGCACCAGGAGCCAGATGCCGGGAGCGCACAGAGGAGCGACGCTGGTAAGACCCGGACAGGTTGAGTCCAGACAGTTCAGGACTGAACACGGTACGGAGTCTGGATCTACTGCGCCAGGACGCGATGTTCGACAGTACGCGCCTTTTACCGGCCGTGCGTCAGGGGCCAGGCAGCAGCCGGAGCGCCCTCAAGGTGCTGCAGGTTACATGAGCGCGCGACGCTTTTACCCTGAACTCACCAACACCATCAACGCCTCTGCATCGGGGAGGTTTAATGATTTCCCAGctaggagaggaggaggtgtggaTGCAATGCACACCAGAGGAGGAGAACCGGGGCCCGGTGCGCAACTTTTACGCACGGTGCCAGAGGCGATGCCTGTCTCCAGGCAAGCCGCGCAGACGGATCAATCCATCTCAACGAATCCCACAACGCAGGAGAGGGAGTCTGTGGCTCCTGCTGCACCTCCTGCACTCAGCGAGGACGGTTCAAACGATGCGAACGGTAATGGAGAGAACATGGTTAACGACGACCCTCGAAACCCGTTTAAAAACCACAGGAATTCTGTTTTCTACAACGCCTATCCCACGAGAGGAAGGTCAGTGGCCCGCACGCGCCGTCCACCTGGCACAGGATATGGGACAAGGTTTTTCCAAAATG GACTGCCAGACCTGGTGCCAGACCCATATGCCATCCAAGCAGGTGCTTATATTCAGCGCATGCAGATGTTTGCGCTCCGCTGTGCAGCTGAGGAGAACTGTCTGGCCAG GTCGGCGTACGGACCCAACGTGAGAGACATCGACTTCAGAGTCCTGCTGCGGTTCCCCCAGAAAGTGAAGAACCAAGGAACCACTGACTTCCTTCCTGTCAAGCCGAGATATCAGTGGGACTGGCACAGCTGTCACCA ACATTACCACAGCATGGACGCCTTCAGTAACTACGACCTGCTGGACGTCGTCAGCGGACGTAAAGTGGCCGAGGGGCACAAGGCCAGTTTCTGCCTGGAGGATACAGGCTGTGACCCCGGGATCAGGCGGCGATACGCCTGCACGTCTCATACACag GGACTGAGTCCAGGATGTCATGACATCTACGCTGCCAACATCGACTGTCAATGGATCGACATCACTGACGTGCCTCCAGgaaactacattttaaag gttaCCGTCAATCCCAATTCCCACGTCCTGGAGTCAGATTTCACCAACAACATAGTGAGATGTGATATCATGTACACAGGAGTTTATGTTCAGACACGCAACTGTCGAGTAACAAG GGGTTGA